The Diorhabda carinulata isolate Delta chromosome 4, icDioCari1.1, whole genome shotgun sequence genomic interval TATGTATCTTTTGTCATTCGTTTTTAGTATTGTATCAAGGAAACCAAACCAGTATATTACTAAACCTGGTCCAAacctagaaaaaaaaattatactgtaTTAAATAACAATGTACAACACTGGTTGAATATTGATGGTGTCAAGATATTCCATTCATCAGGCACTGCTGTTAAGTCGAAAAGTTTAACTCAGCATGGTGACGTTTTTGTAAttcgcaaaaataatttttgtagaatTAAACTTCCTTTTAATGAACAATATTCCCTTACAACACTTTTGCCTCTTTGTACATGCcaaaaaaatttggatagtAAAATCATTGATAAACAATCGTTTTATGAACATGACTGGAATCTCATTTTCCCAAAAAAGTGTCAATGGAAAACCAAGGAATCTGGTAAATCGTAAGACTTTTTTATACTCTTTCAGTACTCCATAAAACAAGAACCAAAGGAACGCGGACAGTCACTGATCCAATCTCTCCAATTCTACTTTGAAGACCTtcataaaaagtaaaacagcAAAGTTGGCAATAACTTCATACAAGGAACAGAAAACGAAGCCTATCGTCCTAACCGGTCCTCTTCGCATTCTGAGAAAGTGTGGGTGTTCTTTGATGTAGTCATAGATGCCATGTCTTCTAAATTAAGCTTTATGAAATTACGTTAACAACTTTACAGCAACAAGAAAATGCAGAAAATTCGTTCTCATCATTGTATTCTACATTGATGgcttgaaaatgaaaaatgaacaaGTAGGGGCAGGAAAATATGGTTCCAGAACCTGATGAAATCGGAACCTTTTACTTTCCAAGCGGAAACCTACGCTATTCATATATGAGCATTGTACACAACGCAATAACGAGATATTCATTCTATCAAACAGCAAGGATCCATCCAAGCTATTGAcattcaaataattgatttaagtGAGTATACATAAATATGTGATATGTGATATACACAAAGAGTAAACAAAGTTACTCTGTACTGGATATCCGACCACACTGGGATGCACGACAATGAAGAAACTGATTACCTAGCAAAGAAAAGCGGGAGCGTAGGACAACAACCTTTCAAAAGTTTCCTAAAAAGCCATCACCAAAAGTgggaaaacaaaagaaattttacaTATGAGGCAAAACCTCAGATCTAAGAAAATTTCTATGTTATTTTACCATCTGGTCCCAAAAGGACCTTTCATTAAGTAAAGATGATCTAAGATTAGTTAATGGTTTGCTCACTGGAGACTGTCTGGTGAATTAGCATTTGAAAAACTCCCGATATATCTTGTTGTTTCTGCAAGGAATAAAACAATGGAGCACCTCCTCTGTGAGTGCCATGCTGTACATCGACAAAGGCTGCATTACTTACATTCACGCTTATTAGAACCTGAAGACTCATTGCTACCTCACTCATAAACAGTTGAAGATACCCAATATATCAATAGGTCAAATTATTAGCTTATCGTTTACGCCCTAGATCATATAATATAATCTAATAATACTGATTATCCTAAATATTAGTGGAcgtcattttttttaaccatgattttattaaatttggaaaagttttgtTATGCGACTGgtaaaaacagttaaaaataagagaaaatggTAAGGAGGATACCTGTTCCAGTAACTGagatattgatttttcatataCTCTTTGTGAATTTCCGGGTCACCAAATAACGCTTTACTCTCTATCCAATTGATTACAAATCcatttattgaaattggaaCTTCTAATTTACAATCTGGAGTTTTGTCATAACCATGTTTTCTAAGTTGCTCTTCATCTCTAAAACCTAATCCCAACTGTGTGGCTTCTctatacaattttatttcatactgTTGTCCTAaagaactaataaagaaaaattgaactttagcaaaaaataaacgaaaacaTTGCATCAAATatgtatcaatttcaataatccACCATTTTTACCCATTTATCTCCAACATATTTGAAACTGAACATCTGGACAAAATTAATGCACCactcatataaaataaatctgCTGATCATCAGACTGTTCTActaaatttgttatataatcTTCAGAACCATTACTTGAAGGTTATTAATAAGAATTGatcaatacaaaattattaaagtagatttgtgaagttgaaaaGGGGGgcgaattaaaaaaataaagagcaTTTGAATTTGTATTGGCAGGAGATTGTGCAATCCAATGCGCAATCGTAAAAAGTGAGAATATAAGAGAAAATCAGAAACATGTAGTAATTCTCAGGTCTGAAACAATCAAAGAGATTTCTGTCTTATTAGACCAACTAGTCACAAGAGGCCCATTCATTAAGCAATGATGAGCTAAGAAAAGTAACTGGTATGCTGTCAGGTGAACTCCCGACAGTCGTGTTGTTTCTACAAGGAACCAAAGAACACAATACTTAATTCAAGCTTCTTATAGCCATATATAGCCTAATAATACTGATTGTCCTACATGTTAATggtcaattttattaaatttgaaaaactgacTGGTAAAAAGTCTGGGAACTTTACTCTCTAGCTTATCAAATCTACTCTTTAGAACAATTACTGGAGGGTGCTTGACTATAATTAACATTCTATCATTGCAAATTTTGTAAAGTTGAAAATAGGacgagtaaaaaaaattgaagagcatttgaatttgaataggcAGAAATATGAGTATTGTTTTTGATGCAATTGTACAAGAtcatctaaaatatttatattcaactGTCAGACACATCCCAAATGATATAAGAGAATTACAATTCTTtgcatttatttaaattaataaatatttttttttcaactgcATTGAATAGATTAAATTAGAGAAACATACCTTTTCATAACATCTGTTATTGGGCTGTATACGTTATCATATAAAGTGcactagaaaaaattatatgttcatgaatgaatatttgtttataactttGTGATACTTACCAAAAATACTTCATATGCTAATTTTGGGTCAGTTATTAGAGCAGTATCtctcatataaatattaatattacaaacaatatcAGTTTGTTCATTACCCAtctgttcaaaatatttatttaagattATTTTAGCTACTAAACACGGAgcaacatcaaatttttcagcgATTCTTACTATTATTCCAGATGGTTCTTCCTGTGCTACAGATTCTTGGTAGCTGtcccaaaatatttgtttgttgcTTTGGGTTTTTGGGTGATtgattttcattcttttttgaaattcaaattggAGGATACTATATAAAGTATCATAGCTTTGactgaaaacattaaaaattccGTAACTAGACttataaactttttgaaattcatttcCGAAAGTAACTTATTGACTTAAACATTctacaatattttatgaatCATATCCCCATAATGATAGATTGAAACGggaaatatttatatctacattcagtaaaaaaaactaatgtAAAAAGTAacatgtatttttcaaataattcaatatgcATACCTTGGAAATTCTGTAActagtttttttaaacaattaataGTAAGtcctttgaaattttttatggtcGAAACTATATCATTATATTCTTTTAGAttcatcttattttttaattattgaatttctaACACTACGTAAACTATtgtctattttcaatattttgaggttatgcgATGTGAAAcgtctttttctttttcagcgCTTTTCGATTGGAAAGACCCTGGCAAATTAATAGTTGTACGAAGCTGGCCCCCctgatttaattatttcaaaatttcgttaATGCTAATCTTTAGAGAATCGTTAGAGAGGATaagagagaaaagaaaaaattttagagagtaattggtttttatataaaaacgattttaatttatattgtgTGAAGCTGGCTCGCTAATGCCATAAAAATGGATCTGgacatttactttttttaatcattGAAGGGAgtaagaaagaaaagaaaattaatattaaataaataacattcctTTCGCAAATGAtctgattttttccaaattgagCTGATATCAGCTCACCTGTTCTCACTTTGAAACGGTGGATCAAATGGATTGATTTAAGGAGTCAAAATGCAGttgttgataaaaaagtaaaattaaaatgaattccCATATTTTAACCACGATTTTAATCACTAGGCAccaataaaaaaacaagtaaatgtACCCTTAAACTTAAACCATTCGTCAAGATGGTGCTGCCTCGGTTAAGAGGGAGGTAAATATCTCAGTTAATCtgatttgagtaaaattaaatgGGACATAGAATTCAATGAGAATTTAAATGAGTTCAAATTATCTGAGATTTCATGCAAAAGGAATACAGCAACAGTTACTTAGAGCTTGAATTACCTTAAGGACCCTAGGACTGAAGCACTTCCGGCATGCGCAGTGTATGTACACCCAAGCAAACCCATGAAATCGCTCTCTTATGCACCAATCATAAGTCATTCAACACATTTGTAGCAAAAACCTCGAATCTATTTTTACTAGTCACATCCGTCGCAAATAATGCTGTTATATTATGGACTGGACCGATTCGGTCCAATTAGTTCgattatttgatatatattaGCCGTTTAGCTTTGGAGTCGCATGGGTTTACATACACTGCGCACCACGGAAGTGCTTCAGTCTTAAGCTCTCTAGGTTATTTCACGCCCTAcgtaattatttaatattaattgaattaattactctctattaagttttttttactCTTTctaacgataaaaaaaattaaacggcTAGGTCCATTTTTACGGCATCAAGGAGTTTGTACaatctaaaatatatcaaatactCCCATGAACGTATCTCTCCATAAACGTACCTTATACGCATGCGCAAAGAGAATCCTGATTCTATACACCGTTTTTAAACTAGAAGTACTAGGAATTTAAGTTGGCGATACTGTAGGTTCCTGATTGGTCAAAACGCAAGCCGGCTTTACACAGCACTTTTCACATATTATTGACAATTGTGTAAATTgtaaacaagatataaaaacAGTTCTTGTGAGAACTAATTTGAGAATGGACTTGATAATATTCCAAATACATCGATGCAATCCAATTGCAGAATAGAACTAGAAAGAGAACGGATCAAATCATTtgaactaagttggaatttctgaaaccgttgaGGAGTCGCAGAGTGTTGGACCGTGAGGACTGTAGTGGACAAGGCTAATTCATCTGTGAGGGCCGTAGTGCCATTGGTACTAAtagttggtgatattcatactgtcTAATGTTAAAAACAGAGCAGTTATGTTAACTTTATTTGTAACATTAACCATAACCTAAGGAAACTGCATCTTACTTTAAGATACAAAATGTATTGGTTCAAGTTAGAATAAAATCAATCGTTGGTCTATTTTGACCAGATTGTAATGTACTGAAATGACCAATGggtgttttaaatataaaataagtacTGTCAAGTAATTCCAAAACTTACTATTGTTTCCACCTTTGACAATCTAATATGAGCGAAATATAAGATCAAATTTAggtcattttattttgaatcgcATCTAAGaaattggataaaataaaaCTCGAGGTAACATAAtgacattttattataaatatggtATCCTAATTAACAGTAGATCTaactataaatttgataaaaaagttgtGAATAAAGTAAATTTGCCACGAACTGCTTAGAAAgctatatttgtaaaaaataaataaaaaaaatatattacattattACTTCactcgttttttctttttaggtGGCTTGGAATCATCAGACATCATTTCTTCTGGTAGCTTAAGCCCTAattcttttgcttttttttcaaaaaatttcaataacctCATTCCACACCTGAAAACATAATATCAATATGTTATTagtaattgtttaaaaaaataactatatattgGCCAATGATTCAGGAATAATACTAAAgtgtatttttaatttacagTACTCGACTGCAATGTTaataaattgtgataaaatcaaacttttttgaaTGAGTTGGAGTTTTAAAAGGTTGCTGagattcatattgaaaacaGGTTCCACTACCACTATTACcactgctacttaagttttgtaCCATTAGAAATGGAACATTGAGCAATTTAGTCAAACGTGAGAAATTGTTAAATCCAATAAATACGATTACATTAGTTTCATAATTACAAATTGATTTTATGTGGCATCCCTAGTTAGtgactaattttaaataatttttcaaatgttacAACATACATCATCCTAGAATATAATAGGACACTTACTTATACACTTCTGCATCACTGTCATTGTAGGTATTGCAATTTTCAAATACTAAAACAACATCTTCCATAAGCTGACTATCATTGCAGTATTTGCCCATGTTGagtttatatttaattgttcCAAAATCCATTGGTTTAGTAATAACATCATAATAATCAGGTACCttcgaaaatgaaaaatttacaaaatgaaacaatattcAGTATTTGGAAAACTCTTATGATTTGATAGGTATATCAGTGTAAAATCTTTAAAAGTTGATTACAatctattcaaatttaaaaaaaaatgtttggtgAAAATGTGTCGTTTGTTcttgtcaaataattttaaatttgaaacccCATAAGCTGAGATATTGTAATTCTGAAAATATATGCGAAAGAAAAAAAGTAGTATAAGCAACTCAACATTATTTTGCACGGATGATAACAAAAACATGGAGTTTTGtgaaattgtaatttattcataacttccaaagtttttttcttcctttttgttAATCCACAGGTGACAATTTTATAAATCGatgaaagaaaaactaaaagaagTCAATTTGTGTCTTCTAGAACAAGAAAAAATGATGTATCTATACTTAGGGGTTGAAATTGAAGTGAATAAATCCCAATCCTTGGAAAATGAAAGTTGAgtataaatgtataatatatatatatatatatatatatatatatatatatatatatatatatatatatatatatatatatatatatatatatatatatatatatcaaaacaatttttcactttCCTGTAAGTTTTGCATCTAGGTCTCTGTTTTTCCGGAAAGGCGATATATATCATTAAGTATATCATATATAAACTATGCGATTTTTAACTGGAAGAATAATTGACGCGAATGAGAATAAAATCATATCTATTAGTTTAAATTAAGGTATCAAAATATACCATGAAAATGTAaagtcaatttaaaaaaaactttacacAGTTAACTGAGTAAACtgggaaaaatatttggtagaCACAAATCTGCAAGAAATACGGGAGTTAACTTGAGTTTTCTCtaaaagaacaataaaatagaatgcgctaaacaaattttttaacattacgagttctgaaatttttttattcaaaatataaatgcaTACCTCTGTTTTTTGAACGGGTCGTATAAATGCCCAGGCATCAGCATGCCTCATAACTTCTCCTAGCAATTCTTGCAATGCCACATTGTGTAAAGGAAGATCTTCCCTTGTATCATCCCTTCGATGGGATCTCCTATTTGTAAGATTAACTTCATCACTAGAttctaaaattcaaaaaaattcaatcgggatgagtttttattatatctttgcaattgaataaacaattttcagaaaatctaATACTACTATGATTTAATTTACCTGAATCTCTTCTGCGGTCTTTATGTCTTGGTCCTTTGCAAAGATGACAAGTCCATGGACCCCTAGGAGACCTCCTCAACGGTGGTTCACAACATTCTATATGGAAACATGTAGAGCACTTTTCACAAGAAATCATTTCTCCTCCAGAACCACACGTTTTACAAAGGTCGAATTTAACATctctaaaaataaatgaaaaattttaacactTCTAGTATTTTtccaatacaataattttatttgtgtgGTTTGATTTATACTTGTATGTTGCAAATCCTACGGCTTTGTGTATTTGTGCGCTTAAATCCTGCTGTTGTGTCAAAAATTCCTAGTGTAATTGAAGAGGAGTTTCTGCAGCGAGATTACTGTATGACAATGGTATGAACAGATGGATCTCCTATCTAGAAAATCTAATTTGGGTGGAGACTGACCTACAGctttcaaaaactggtgcctcGAGAGAGGCCCAAAACAGTTGAAAGCTACTGCTTGAATGATCATTCACAACTTCTGAAGTGAGGATATgtgcaaattgaaaaaaacttacCCATTAATAACGTCGTCCTCAATATCGCTTTCTTCTTCAGAACATTGTTCATCCTCATCATCGTTTAATTCCACTTCTATTTGATCACAACCGTTTCCTGATGAaacttcttcttcatcttcaacatcttcatctctaaatattcttcttttttttgttgGTGTCGGTTGGGGACTCAACAATTTTTCTTGcttttctttttccttcttaCATCTATCACAAAACCAATCGCCTTTTGGTATACTCtagaaaaaataacattaacaCGCTTATTTTAGCTAGGTATTTGAATGTAAACTAAAAACTCAGCACTAACTTACCGTTAACTTTGGTTTAAGACAATACAGATGATGGCCCAAATTACAATTGTCACATAATAACATATTTTCGGAGTCTTTTTGTCGCCTGCATATCCTACAACGTGCTAGTAATGCTGACCTCGACCACATCACACAGGAATCCAGCGTACCATAGTGTAGAAATACTTGACTGTAACTAGTAGAAGCCAAAAGTGATTGCTCCCATTTATCCAGTATGGcagtttctttgtttttatcacttttatttaCATCTGCCGCGCCTAAAGATAAAGATAATGACCTGCATAGATATGTATATTCTCATGAATTAATGTTATTTCAGATAGTACTTGATTCTTTGTAATAATTCTAttataatattgacaaaaaatgataaatgtaCCAAAAAGGATATAACTAGAATTATAAATTGCTCTCACCCAACGGTTTTTTCAAGTATTTAGAATCCACAGCCTGAGCCACCTGTGCCAGTGAAATAGCTAAACACGTGACTGATTCTTTAAAATTATCGGATACAATCAAAGGACAATCATTTTCATCTTTAATACCATTTACTTTACAATCG includes:
- the LOC130892597 gene encoding CDAN1-interacting nuclease 1 isoform X1; its protein translation is MNLKEYNDIVSTIKNFKGLTINCLKKLVTEFPSQSYDTLYSILQFEFQKRMKINHPKTQSNKQIFWDSYQESVAQEEPSGIIVRIAEKFDVAPCLVAKIILNKYFEQMGNEQTDIVCNINIYMRDTALITDPKLAYEVFLCTLYDNVYSPITDVMKSSLGQQYEIKLYREATQLGLGFRDEEQLRKHGYDKTPDCKLEVPISINGFVINWIESKALFGDPEIHKEYMKNQYLSYWNRFGPGLVIYWFGFLDTILKTNDKRYIIRDHLPKNFVQIPPPNFDL
- the LOC130892597 gene encoding CDAN1-interacting nuclease 1 isoform X2 → MGLLGCTYTAHAGSASVLGSLSQSYDTLYSILQFEFQKRMKINHPKTQSNKQIFWDSYQESVAQEEPSGIIVRIAEKFDVAPCLVAKIILNKYFEQMGNEQTDIVCNINIYMRDTALITDPKLAYEVFLCTLYDNVYSPITDVMKSSLGQQYEIKLYREATQLGLGFRDEEQLRKHGYDKTPDCKLEVPISINGFVINWIESKALFGDPEIHKEYMKNQYLSYWNRFGPGLVIYWFGFLDTILKTNDKRYIIRDHLPKNFVQIPPPNFDL